The Streptomyces taklimakanensis nucleotide sequence GGCCTTCCGCTCCGACCTCTTGCGGCCGAGCAGCAACAGCGCCTGGTTGCCGGAGTCGGCCACGGAGTGCACGCCCTCGGCGAGCATCGACGAGGAGCCGCTGAAGGCGAACGCCACGAACTTGGCCACGGCGATGGACAGGTTGGCGCCCAGCGCGGCGACGATCGCCTTGGTTCCACCTGATGCACTCATGGACGGGTGACTCCCCCTGGTAAGGACTGCGGATCGGTTCTCGGTTCCCGGGGCTCGGGGCCCCGGGCGCCCGGGGCCCCGGTGGCCGGTCGGTGCTCCGCGTCGTGGTCTACAGGGCCACGGTCGCGCGGAAGAGCGTACCGCTGCCCGTGATCGTCACGCGCTCGCCCGCCCGGACGAAGGCCGACCGGCCACCGGTGAGGGTCAGCTCCGCGCCGTCCCCGTCGGCGTCCGTCGGCCCCGTCTCCCGCAGGACGGCCTCTCCGTCGGTGCAGAGCAGGATCTGCGGAGCGCGGTCGTCCAGGAGGCGCGGTTCGTCCTCTGGGGTCAGGACGTGGCGGGTGAGTCGGAACTCGTCCACGGGGGTGGAGTACACCTGCTCGCCGTTCGAGGCGGTGCGGGGACGCAGCACTTCCGGTTCGGTGGGTTCGAAGCGGACGACGCGCAGCAGTTCGGGTACGTCCACGTGCTTGGGCGTCAGCCCGCAGCGCAGCACGTTGTCGGAGTTGGCCATCAACTCGACGCCGAGACCTTCGAGGTAGGCGTGGGGGACCCCGGCCCCCAGGTAGAGGGCCTCGCCGGGGGCCAGCCGGACGACGTTGAGGAGCAGCGCGGCCAGGACGCCCGGGTCGTCGGGGTAGTGGTCCGCGATCCCGGCGTACGCGGCGCAGTCACGGGTGTACGGACCGTCCCCGTCCGCCAGGCTCCGCACCGCCTCCGCCGCCGCGCCGACGGTCTCGCCGATCGCCTTCCGGTCGGCGGTCAGGACGGCGGTGAGGACCTCGCTCAGGGCCTCGTCCCGGGGGCGGGCGCGCAGGATGTCCGCGTACGGCTTGAGGCCGTCGACGCCCAGGGCGTCCAGCAGCGCGGCGGTCTCGTCGGGGGCGCGGAAGCCGCACAGGCCCGTGAAGGGGGCGAGGGCGCAGACGAGTTCGGGCTTGTGGTTGGCGTCCTTGTAGTTGCGGTGCGGGGCGTCCGCGGGAACGCCGCGCTCCTCCTCGTCGGCGAAGCCCTCCTTCGCCTGGGTGAGGTCGGGGTGCACCTGGAGGGAGAGGGGCGAGGCGGCGGCCAGCACCTTGAACAGGAACGGAAGCCGGGGGCCGAACGCCTCGACGGTCGCCCGGCCCAACTCGCCCTCGGGGTCGGCCGCGATCACTTCGGACAGCGGCGTCTCGCCGCCGCCCCGGTCGATGCGGGACGGGGCTCCGGGGTGGGCGCCCATCCACAGTTCGGCCTGCGGCTCGCCGGTGGGCTCGGTGCCGAGCAGTTCGGGGATGGCGGTGGTGGAGCCCCAGGCGTAGGGGCGCACGGTGTTGGCGAGGAGGTCCATGCGGGGTCGGTGTCCTTGGGTCCTTGGGTCCTTGGTCCCGAACCTCGTCGTTCGGGCCGTGCGGGGTGTCGCGGTCCGCCGGGGAACGGATTCCCCGATCAGCGTCGTCCACCACCGGCGAGTCCGAGGTAGA carries:
- the manA gene encoding mannose-6-phosphate isomerase, class I gives rise to the protein MDLLANTVRPYAWGSTTAIPELLGTEPTGEPQAELWMGAHPGAPSRIDRGGGETPLSEVIAADPEGELGRATVEAFGPRLPFLFKVLAAASPLSLQVHPDLTQAKEGFADEEERGVPADAPHRNYKDANHKPELVCALAPFTGLCGFRAPDETAALLDALGVDGLKPYADILRARPRDEALSEVLTAVLTADRKAIGETVGAAAEAVRSLADGDGPYTRDCAAYAGIADHYPDDPGVLAALLLNVVRLAPGEALYLGAGVPHAYLEGLGVELMANSDNVLRCGLTPKHVDVPELLRVVRFEPTEPEVLRPRTASNGEQVYSTPVDEFRLTRHVLTPEDEPRLLDDRAPQILLCTDGEAVLRETGPTDADGDGAELTLTGGRSAFVRAGERVTITGSGTLFRATVAL